In a genomic window of Wyeomyia smithii strain HCP4-BCI-WySm-NY-G18 chromosome 1, ASM2978416v1, whole genome shotgun sequence:
- the LOC129716828 gene encoding uncharacterized protein LOC129716828, which yields MGIVKPSRIILSSEDERAQLMLDTLTCKKGKRYESGLLWRYDNVRLPDSKTKALKRWQCLERRMQTDESLRNTLDQKITDYLAKGYIRKLSNAELQFDRTRVWYLPVFPVVNPNKPDKTRLVWDAAAKAYGVSLNSVLLKGPDYLTSLLSILIQFREHPVAICGDLREMYHQVLIRKEDQHCQRFLWGRDPDTYIMQVMTFGACCSPSTAQYVKNKHAASYENEFPAAVRAIIKQHYVDDMLVSVETEKEALSLARDVNMIHTEGGFEMRNWRSNSSVVQAKLSELRETEKNLYVTGGLTTEKILGMWWNTAQDCFTFKLSSRHADELLAGRRRPTKREVLRTLMLTFDPMGLIANFLMYLKVLLQDIWRSGIGWDDPIKEPEFQKWLVWVRVLHQIEKLEVRRCYRTASSKHADVQLHTFVDASENGFAAATYLRFEEGSSIECVLVSAKTRVAPIKFLSIPRSELQAAVLGMRLTKTILESLTIDVKEALYYTDSRDVCCWLNSDHRRYSQFVAFRVSEILEHTETTDWYWIPTKYNVADEGTKWNGVPKLDSSSRWFRGPDFLWEPANKWPVLTQQCGETDVDLRPHLLMHMTMVQPLVSPEKFSRWSTLLRRIESIHRLAFNWRRLAKKEIPTKGPITRDERIRAQNYLYRIAQEDTFTDEIAILKASIESGASKPFPKSSPIYRVNPNLDHQNIIRVQGRTGACKYIDITATNPVILPREHTITKLIVAHFHLKFHHQNHETVVNELRQQYYIPRLKVVYQKVRKQCQQCKNDSAVPRPPLMATLPEARLAAYTSPFTHMGVDYFGPIKVSLGRRTEKKWGVLATCLTTRAIHLQIAHSLSTDSCIMALRNIFSRRGTPAVIYSDRGTNFQGAHNTLETAVLNIDQNKLIKEFTSSYTEWKFNPPAAPHMGGA from the coding sequence ATGGGCATAGTAAAACCGAGTAGAATAATCCTTTCCTCTGAAGACGAACGCGCGCAACTCATGTTGGACACACTAACGTGTAAAAAGGGGAAACGTTATGAGTCCGGTCTACTGTGGAGGTACGATAATGTTCGATTACCCGACAGTAAAACAAAGGCACTGAAGCGTTGGCAATGCCTGGAGCGTCGAATGCAAACGGATGAATCTTTACGGAATACTTTGGACCAAAAAATCACCGATTACCTCGCTAAGGGTTATATTAGGAAATTATCAAACGCCGAGCTCCAATTTGATCGTACACGTGTTTGGTATTTGCCTGTTTTTCCAGTGGTGAATCCCAATAAACCTGATAAAACGCGATTGGTATGGGATGCAGCCGCTAAGGCATACGGAGTGTCACTAAACTCTGTTCTGTTGAAAGGACCCGATTACTTAACATCGTTACTAAGTATCTTGATCCAATTCCGGGAACATCCGGTAGCAATCTGTGGCGATCTGAGGGAAATGTATCACCAGGTACTTATACGTAAGGAAGATCAACATTGTCAGCGCTTTCTCTGGGGGCGCGACCCAGATACATACATCATGCAGGTGATGACATTTGGGGCCTGTTGTTCGCCTAGTACGGCTCAATATGTGAAAAATAAACATGCCGCATCATACGAGAATGAATTTCCCGCGGCCGTACGTGCTATAATCAAGCAACATTATGTTGACGACATGCTCGTAAGTGTAGAAACAGAAAAAGAAGCGCTGTCACTCGCACGTGACGTTAACATGATTCACACAGAAGGTGGTTTCGAAATGAGAAACTGGCGGTCCAATTCATCAGTTGTACAGGCCAAACTAAGTGAACTTCGGGAAACCGAGAAAAATTTATACGTTACTGGAGGCCTTACTACAGAGAAAATCCTCGGGATGTGGTGGAACACAGCGCAAGACTGCTTCACTTTCAAACTATCGTCTAGGCATGCAGATGAGTTGCTTGCTGGGAGAAGAAGACCCACTAAACGAGAAGTCCTTCGCACGTTAATGCTGACCTTTGACCCAATGGGATTAATAGCTAATTTTTTGATGTATCTTAAAGTATTGTTGCAAGACATTTGGCGCTCAGGAATCGGCTGGGATGACCCAATCAAAGAACCAGAATTCCAGAAATGGCTGGTATGGGTTAGAGTACTACATCAAATCGAGAAATTAGAAGTTCGAAGGTGCTATCGTACCGCTAGCTCTAAACACGCAGACGTTCAGCTGCACACATTTGTTGATGCCAGCGAAAACGGTTTTGCGGCTGCTACATACCTTCGGTTCGAAGAGGGGTCCTCAATCGAATGTGTACTAGTAAGTGCTAAGACTAGAGTAGCTCCAATTAAATTTCTCTCGATTCCCCGCTCCGAGTTACAAGCGGCTGTTCTCGGTATGCGTCTAACGAAAACTATTCTGGAATCGCTAACTATTGATGTAAAAGAAGCACTGTATTACACTGATTCGAGAGATGTATGTTGCTGGCTGAATTCAGACCATAGGAGATACAGCCAATTCGTCGCCTTTCGAGTAAGTGAAATCTTAGAGCATACAGAGACAACAGATTGGTATTGGATaccaacaaaatataacgtcgcaGACGAAGGAACCAAATGGAACGGAGTACCAAAACTAGATTCATCCAGTCGTTGGTTTCGCGGTCCCGATTTTCTCTGGGAACCGGCTAATAAGTGGCCCGTTTTGACGCAGCAATGTGGTGAAACCGATGTAGATCTCCGTCCGCACCTGCTGATGCATATGACGATGGTGCAACCATTAGTCTCACCTGAAAAATTCTCAAGATGGTCGACGCTGCTACGTCGCATAGAATCTATCCATAGATTAGCGTTTAATTGGAGAAGACTAGCTAAGAAGGAAATTCCGACAAAAGGGCCAATAACCCGTGATGAACGAATTCGTGCTCAGAACTATCTTTATCGTATTGCTCAGGAAGATACGTTCACCGACGAAATCGCGATACTGAAAGCAAGCATTGAGTCCGGGGCAAGTAAACCGTTTCCAAAAAGTAGTCCAATCTACAGAGTCAACCCGAATCTAGATCACCAAAACATTATTCGTGTGCAGGGTCGAACCGGTGCCTGCAAATACATTGATATAACGGCCACAAATCCAGTAATCCTACCTCGAGAACATACTATAACCAAATTGATTGTGGCACATTTTCATCTCAAGTTTCATCATCAAAATCACGAAACTGTCGTGAACGAGCTACGACAGCAGTACTACATTCCACGTCTCAAAGTGGTATATCAAAAGGTACGAAAGCAATGTCAGCAATGCAAAAATGATAGTGCAGTCCCTCGTCCACCTTTAATGGCCACGCTACCTGAGGCGCGACTTGCCGCATATACATCACCCTTTACTCATATGGGGGTGGACTATTTCGGACCGATAAAAGTGTCATTAGGTCgtcgaactgaaaaaaaatgggGAGTCCTTGCAACGTGTCTCACAACGCGAGCGATCCATCTGCAAATCGCACACTCACTGTCTACAGATTCCTGCATCATGGCACTCAGAAATATTTTTAGTCGCAGAGGAACTCCAGCAGTAATTTACAGTGACCGCGGTACAAATTTTCAGGGTGCACATAACACACTAGAGACTGCGGTTTTAAACATTGATCAGAACAAACTCATAAAAGAGTTTACTTCCAGTTACACCGAGTGGAAATTCAATCCCCCCGCGGCCCCGCATATGGGAGGTGCGTAG